AATATACATACGAAAAAGGAGACTTATATGGCAAAAGCAACAATTCAAAGTGGAGTTTGTGGTTTCAAAACAGAAGTAACCGCCCAAAAAACGGACGGCTTTGATGTTAAACTGGACATCGTATCCGAATGTCCGGCCTTTAAAGATTTATCAGATCAGTTAGGTGAAGTAGACGGCATGACATGCATTATGGATAAAATTGGCGAAGGCCCAGTTTATGAAGCCTGTCGCATTAATTGCAAACACAGTGCCTGCCCAGTTCCAATGGGCATTTTAAAAGCGGTGGAAGTAGAAGCCGGCCTGGCTCTGCCGAAAGATGTAACGGTCAATATTACAAAATAATTTTTTAATCCAAAAGCGAATCAATCGTTCAGGACTTTCAGACCGATTGATTCGCTTTTGTCCCCTTTATAAATCTTCAAAATCAGACAGCACACTTATCTAGCAATTTAAAAACTGTTCCGATAACAAAGACTTGGCAATCTGGATTTTTAAAGCATTATTCTAAAAGTATTCTCATAAAGAAATCTCAGAACTATTGCAGATATTTTGACAATTCCTTTTGGACACCATTGGTAGTAACTGAAAGCAGCAGCTTTATAAACTTTTCTTTTGGAATAACCTTTTTTTCCGCATACCACCTGCTGATCGTCGAAAGCATGGCTGCACTCTGATATTCCATCAGATAGCGAACCTCTATCACCTCTTCATCACTTAAATCCTTATATATCGATAAAACCACCGGTGTCAGTTTTTTAAGCAGTTTATTGCGAAAGAGCGGGTCCCCCTGTTCCCCTAAAAGAATCGGTAAATACTTGCTGTTTTTTTCAAATAATGTTAAGACTGAGTTTAACAGTACCTCCCCAATGGAGGCCCTATTTTGAATGATTTGCTCCAGTATCAGTTCTTTAAAATCTTCTGTACTCACCGTCCGTTCCTCAATTTCTTCCAGCACTTCATAAACATCTTTAAAATAGTCATAGAAAGTAGACCGGTTATAGCCGGATAGAAGACAAATTTCTTTAACAGTAATTTTTTCAATCCTCTTGTGACAATACAGACTCCAGAATGCTTCAATTATTTTCTCTTTTGTTGCCCATGCCTTTGGTGACAGCTTTTTTTCCATAGTATCCTCATCTTATTCATTACTTGATGATTTTATTATAGGTCCTAGCTGAATTTTTCACAAGAAAATCCGACAGATCAGGGCAAGTTGTCGGTTGCAATTAAAAACCCTACTGCATAAAATAATGATAGAAAAACTTTAAGGAGGCAAGTATGCAAATAAAGGTCCATACTATCGAAAAATCATTTAAAAAACAAAAAGTCCTTCAAAATATTGACTTCACTATCGAAAGCGGTCATATCTTCTGCCTGCTGGGAGCATCGGGATCGGGAAAAACGACTCTATTAAGAATTATTATGGGAGCTTTAAAAGCCGATTCCGGCAACGTAACTATTGGTGAGTTGAGCGTTCCTGACAGAAGTCTTTTATCCACTATCGGTTATATGCCCCAAAACGATGCCCTATATGACGAACTGACTGTCTGGGAAAATCTCCGTTTCTTCGCCGGTCTTCATAAAATCAAACGGTCAGATTTTATGAAAGCAGCTCAGTCCCTGCTTGAAATCACAGAAATGACCGAGTTCCGGGATAAGCTGATCCGTGATTGTTCCGGTGGGATGAAAAAACGGGCATCACTGATGGTCGCTCTCCTCCACCAGCCAAAACTGCTCCTTCTTGATGAGCCCACAGTGGGAGTCGATCCGGTCCTTCGACGAAAGATCTGGAATCATTTAAAAAGTCTGAAAGCGAATGGCGCTACAATTGTGGTCACGACCCATGTTATGGATGAGGTCTATCAGTGTGATAATGCCGGCTTGATTCGCAACGGCCAGATTGTTGCCCTGGATACCGTCGACAACCTGATCGCTTCTACTAAAAACAGCAATATTGAAGAACTTTTCTTTACCACTTTATCAGAAAGCGAGGCCTTATCATGAGCAGTATAATTAAACGAATATTAACCCAGATGAAAAACGATAAACGTTCAGTCGGCCTGCTTTTGTTTGCCCCCCTGCTGGTCATCACCTTATTGTACTTCATTCTGGATGACTCCTCTTATATCCCCCAGATTGCCGTTTTTGATATTAGTGACGCACTGATAACCGAACTTGCTCAAGATGCCGATCTAATTACTCTGAAAGAACTTCCAGAAAACGACAATTATCTGGAGGAAAATAACATCGATGCCCTTTTCTATACCGATGCCAATAGTCTTAATTTATTAATGTTGGAACAAAATTCTAAGTCTGCCGCGGCCCTTAAAGCCATTACTGATGCCAGTCAGGCCCTGCAAAAGAATTCTCCAAATCAGATTGACATCAGCTACGTCTACGAAACTGACAGCGGAAACCTTTTAGATTCCATGTCCTATGTAATTCTTGGTGTAATCTCTTTCTTCTTTGTCTTCATCCTTTCTGGGATGTCTTTTGTCCGGGAACGATTTGGCCAGACCCTGGAAAGAATGCTGATGACACCTATCAGCCGAATTGATATTATTGGAGGTTATACCCTGGGCTACGGGATCCTGGCGGCAGTCCAAAGCGTCGTTATTATTCTGTATTCGTCTTACGTACTGACTATCCATAACCAGGGTTCTGTGGCTCTAAGTATTCTGGTTATGATCCTGATGGCTTTCTCCGCTGTATCCGTAGGCGCTTTGGTTTCAATTTTTTCCAATAACGAATTACAGCTGGTTCAGTTTATTCCGGTGGTGGTCATCCCTCAGATCTTCTTCTCAGGCCTGATCCCAATTGACACCATCCCCTTTGGGCTGGGTAATCTCTGCTATATCACCCCTATCTATTACGGTTGTACCGCCCTGCAGAAAATTATGATTCAGGGCAAGGGGTTTTTTGAGATCTGGCCCTGGTTGTTAGGTTCATTTATTTATATTGTCGTTTTATTTACCGTCAATGTTATCGCACTTAAAAAATACCGGAGTATCTAGACCAAGCCTTTTACAGATAAAAATGATTTGCGTTTTTCCACACCAAATTATAGACGCGCCTTTTTTAACAATGGCCTCTATCTGTGCTATAATGGCAAAAAGATATTTAGTAGCCATAATCCAGTTTGCTATACTGAAAACCCAGGCTCTAAGGAGGAAAAAATGCTCTTACAAAAGGAAAGAGAAGACGTGGTCCGCTATTGCCGGAAACTGATAGAAGCCGGACTGACCAAAGGAACAGGCGGCAATATCTCTATTTTAAACCGAGAAAAAAGCCTGATGGCCATGAGCCCCAGCGGCATGGATTATTTTGAAACCGATCCCGAAGACATCGTAGTAATGGATGTAAAAGAAGGCCGCATCGTCGATGGCAAAAGAAAGCCTTCCAGCGAACATGAACTGCACCGGATTTTTTATATCAAACGAGATGACATCAATGCAGTAGTCCACACCCATTCGGTCTATTCAACCGTTCTGGCAACTCTCAGAGAAGGTCTTCCGGCCAGCAGCTACCTGGTTGCCCTGGCTGGTCTTGATGTTCGCTGTGCAGATTATGTAACCTTTGGCACCAACCAACTGGCCAAAGTCACTTTTGAAGCAATGATTGACCGGTACGCTGTTTTTATGGCCAACCACGGTCTTTTAACCGGCAGCAGGGATATTCTCAACGCTTTTAATATCGCCGAAGAAATTGAGCACTGCGCCGAAATTTATGTCAAAGCCCGGTCTATCGGTACTCCGGTCATTCTCGATGAAGCGGAAATGACTAAAATGATTCAGATTTTTAACAAGTCTTACGGGCAGAAAGTTGCCAAGGCGGATATGGAATAGGAAAATTTTAAGAGCAGTTCAGCGCCTCGGCCTGGACTGCTCTCTTATGTAATGCATTTATTTTATGAATCCATAAAAACAATCTTTATTCATACTATAAAACTTTCTGACTTGGGTATATATCCCTTATCAGCCAACCGGAGGTATTTAGATGAAACATTCCAATGAACCTGATATAAATCTTTTGAAAAATCTCCTAGGGTGTGTCTGAAAAGTCAAAACACCAATTATTTTGACAAAAGCCAGATGCCAGCAATGTAAACAAAGCTACAAAACGAAGATGCCAGCTTGTCATAACGAGTCGCAACTCTACGAAAATGTTTGATTTTATTGAAAAAGCATTCAACCAGATGGCGTTCTTTATAAAGCCACCAGTCACAGTCCCAGGGTTCTTTGGTGTTTGACTTTGGCGGAATTGTATAGGTTGCACCCTGTGAAGTGATATAAGTCCGGATCTCTTTAGTTCCATAAGCTTTATCACCCAAAATGTTGGCATTTTTGATTTCAATGTTTGCCAGTAGACCAATTGCAGCGGTATTATCGCTAATCTGGCCGCCTGAAAGTTCAAAGTGAATCGGATTACCCAGAGCGTCGACGACTGCGTGAATTTTAGTCGTGTTACCGCCCCGGCTTTTACCGATGTATTGATTCACTTCTGCATTTACAGCCCCTTTTTAGCACCAGCACTGTGCTGATGCGCTTTTACAATGGTTGAATCAATGCTGAGATTTTCAAAGTCAGCATCGGTATTTAAGGCATGAAAAATATTTGCCAGTGTTTCGTCATCACGCCATTTACAGAAACGGCTGTAGACCGTTTTCCACGAACCAAAACGTTCGGGAAGATCTCGCCACGCAGCACCACTTCGCGCAATCCATAAAATTGCGTTGAAGATTAACCGATTATCTTTTGGCGGTCGACCAGTTTTCGCTTTGGGAAATAAAGCTTTAATCTGTTCCCATTGTTCGTCTGTAATTTCATAGCGTTTTGATGGCATTATCGTGCTCCCAACGTTTTGGTTTTATTTTAAAACGCATTGTGGTGATTGTAAAGATTTTGTTTTCAGACACGCCCTAGCTTTTTACATCACTGTTCGATTCAAAATATTATAGTCACTCAAGCGTTCTTTTAATCTATTTATATTATATTTAATGTTATTTATAAACTTTTACAGGATAATCCACCTTCTCACACCATTATAGTTTGCATGATAAACCAAATACCATAGTTATCCTCCTCGTTCTTTCCTCGTAGATAAAGTCCGTATAATGGTGTAAAAAGAAAATGAGCCAAGAGCTCAAACCTCGGTTAAAATAAAAGTACCACCCAATACCTAATCGAGGAGATGAACAAATGGCTCAATTAAATATTACACTGGACACAGAACTTTTGCACGGACTTTTTACAAAAGATTCCCGGGATGAGGCTTTTTCAAAGCTTCTGGAAACAATTCTTAACCAGGTGCTTGTAGCGCAATCGGCTGAGCAACTTGGTGCTGAACGCTATGAGCGATGCGAGGATCGGACAGCTTACCGTAACGGTTTTAGGGATCGTGAATTAACAACGCGAATCGGTGGTATCACCCTGCGGATCCCTCGTCATCGTAACGGCGAATTCAGCACGACGATGTTTCAGCGCTACCAGCGGAGCGAGCAGGCTCTGATGCTGGCAATGATCGAAATGGTCATTAATGGGGTTTCAACCCGCAAAATCGAAAACATTACAGAAGAACTTTGTGGCCAGAGCTTTTCAAAATCAACAGTTTCAAAGCTGTGTGAAAATCTGGATCCGGTAGTAAACGGTTTTCGTAACCGAACGCTTGAAAAGCATTATCCATTTATAATTGTGGATGCTTTATATCTCAAAGTTCGCGAAGACAGCAGAGTCCGGTCAAAAGGTCTATTGGTAGCAACCGCAGTCAACGAAAATGGCAATCGTGAAGTAATTGGTTTTCAGCTGAATGATACCGAAACAGAATCAAGCTGGGGAGATTTTTTTCAAAATCTCAAAGAGCGTGGTCTGACAGCCGTTGATCTGATAGTATCCGATAATCACAAAGGACTTGTAAATGCGATTAAAAAACATTTTCAGGGATCCACCTGGCAGAGATGCCAGACACATTTCTCAAGAAATGTACTGGATAAAACGCCCAAAAATCAGCAGTCCGAATTGAAATCCTATCTGAAACGCATCTACAATGCAGTAAATATTGAAGATGCCCGCAACCTGCTGAAAGACACACTGAGACATTTTGAATCCAAAGCACCAAAAGCGATTGAAATACTCGAAGAAGGTTTTGATGATGTGATGGCTGTAATGAGTCTTCCTGAGAAATACCGGAAAAGACTGCGCACAACCAACAGTATCGAACGACTCAACGAGGAAATCAGGCGTCGTGATCGCGTGATCCGCATTTATCCCAACGAAAAATCGGTTATCCGTTTACTGGGTGCGCTGCTTATGGAACAGGATGAAAAATGGTCTTCCGGCAGAAAATATCTGGATATGCAGGATTACTATGAATTTTTAAAAGAACAGACGGCTGCTGTTTCATCAGCAGCCTAGTTAAACCCACCGAGGTTTTTACACACTATTTTGGACTTGACTTTCCTCGTATGAACAGATATTTAAAAAATAGTACTTAAACATCTGTAAATACTCTGTTTAAGATCAAATAAATCGGGAATATTAAAATAAACCATTCAAACAAGCATCTTTAAACTTTTCATACATTTGCACTTTTATAATAGTTAACGATGCTAAATTAAAAATTCTTTAAAAAAGGAGTGAGAATAATGGAAGAAAAAGACTTCAAAATGGGAATGAGACTGTCAACAAAGCTCATTCTAATGACACTGCTGATTGCGTTCGGTATGGCAGCTGTACTAGGAATTTTTGCCGTCATTCGCGGCAGTGATACCGTTACAAGCCAATATGAAATTCAATCTAGTATGTACGTTGAAGAAAGCGCCGCCCATATTGGGGCATTAATCACTGGTAATTTAACGACTCTGGATCAAATCGCTAAACAAAGTGGCATAGTCGGTATGGACTTTGCCACACAATCAGCATCATTGACACAAGAAGTGACAAATCTCGGCTATGAGGATATGGCTGTTGTCGGTCTTGACCGCCATGGTCAATACATCATCAGTGGTGGTGAATTTGATCTGGGTGATGAATTCTGGTACGAGGAAGCTTATGCCGGTAATTTAAGCATTTCTGATGTATCGATCAGTCTGGTTACAGGACAGCCTGCTGTTTTTGAAGTAGCTCCAATTAAAAATAACGGGTCTGTAGTCGGTATCCTGCTCGGTCGCCGAAGCCCAGATTTTATGACAGATGTTGTCACCAGTCTCGGTGATGGCGAAACTCAATACGGAATGGTCATCAGCCAGAACGGCGTAATGATGGCCCACCCCAACCCGGAGCTGGTTATCAATCAAACCAATGTCTATGACAATATTGAGGTTGACGGTCCTCAAGGTATGGGTGCACAGCTTCAGGCTCTCGACTCCAGCGTAATCTCTTCTTTTGAATATATTTATAACGGCGACATAAAACTTGCCAACGTAGCCCCAATTCCGGGAACCAGCTGGCAGTTGATCATTACTCAATCAGAAGAATCCATGCTGGCGCCAATTAACGCACTGAAAAATGGGATTCTTCTAATTGTGGGCCTAGCCTGTATTATTGCTGCGATAATCTCATTTATCGTTTCCCGAAGAATCGCTAAACCGGTTATTGCTGCCAATGATATGATTAAGGAAGTCAATCTCGGCCATTTAAGCC
This genomic interval from Eubacteriaceae bacterium ES3 contains the following:
- a CDS encoding ABC transporter ATP-binding protein, which codes for MQIKVHTIEKSFKKQKVLQNIDFTIESGHIFCLLGASGSGKTTLLRIIMGALKADSGNVTIGELSVPDRSLLSTIGYMPQNDALYDELTVWENLRFFAGLHKIKRSDFMKAAQSLLEITEMTEFRDKLIRDCSGGMKKRASLMVALLHQPKLLLLDEPTVGVDPVLRRKIWNHLKSLKANGATIVVTTHVMDEVYQCDNAGLIRNGQIVALDTVDNLIASTKNSNIEELFFTTLSESEALS
- a CDS encoding ABC transporter permease, translating into MSSIIKRILTQMKNDKRSVGLLLFAPLLVITLLYFILDDSSYIPQIAVFDISDALITELAQDADLITLKELPENDNYLEENNIDALFYTDANSLNLLMLEQNSKSAAALKAITDASQALQKNSPNQIDISYVYETDSGNLLDSMSYVILGVISFFFVFILSGMSFVRERFGQTLERMLMTPISRIDIIGGYTLGYGILAAVQSVVIILYSSYVLTIHNQGSVALSILVMILMAFSAVSVGALVSIFSNNELQLVQFIPVVVIPQIFFSGLIPIDTIPFGLGNLCYITPIYYGCTALQKIMIQGKGFFEIWPWLLGSFIYIVVLFTVNVIALKKYRSI
- a CDS encoding IS256 family transposase produces the protein MAQLNITLDTELLHGLFTKDSRDEAFSKLLETILNQVLVAQSAEQLGAERYERCEDRTAYRNGFRDRELTTRIGGITLRIPRHRNGEFSTTMFQRYQRSEQALMLAMIEMVINGVSTRKIENITEELCGQSFSKSTVSKLCENLDPVVNGFRNRTLEKHYPFIIVDALYLKVREDSRVRSKGLLVATAVNENGNREVIGFQLNDTETESSWGDFFQNLKERGLTAVDLIVSDNHKGLVNAIKKHFQGSTWQRCQTHFSRNVLDKTPKNQQSELKSYLKRIYNAVNIEDARNLLKDTLRHFESKAPKAIEILEEGFDDVMAVMSLPEKYRKRLRTTNSIERLNEEIRRRDRVIRIYPNEKSVIRLLGALLMEQDEKWSSGRKYLDMQDYYEFLKEQTAAVSSAA
- a CDS encoding L-fuculose-phosphate aldolase, translated to MLLQKEREDVVRYCRKLIEAGLTKGTGGNISILNREKSLMAMSPSGMDYFETDPEDIVVMDVKEGRIVDGKRKPSSEHELHRIFYIKRDDINAVVHTHSVYSTVLATLREGLPASSYLVALAGLDVRCADYVTFGTNQLAKVTFEAMIDRYAVFMANHGLLTGSRDILNAFNIAEEIEHCAEIYVKARSIGTPVILDEAEMTKMIQIFNKSYGQKVAKADME
- a CDS encoding TetR/AcrR family transcriptional regulator translates to MEKKLSPKAWATKEKIIEAFWSLYCHKRIEKITVKEICLLSGYNRSTFYDYFKDVYEVLEEIEERTVSTEDFKELILEQIIQNRASIGEVLLNSVLTLFEKNSKYLPILLGEQGDPLFRNKLLKKLTPVVLSIYKDLSDEEVIEVRYLMEYQSAAMLSTISRWYAEKKVIPKEKFIKLLLSVTTNGVQKELSKYLQ